From the genome of Plasmodium malariae genome assembly, chromosome: 9, one region includes:
- the PmUG01_09013700 gene encoding phenylalanine--tRNA ligase beta subunit, putative, producing the protein MPTISVFEEDLIEKLEERLSDEKLQDICFDFGLEVDDIEYKNKKKIYKIEVPANRYDLVCVEGLCRALKSFIGKFDNIKYDILMNSHECCIKEKHYINVKESVDERRSYVVSCVLKNIKMTEHVYNNIIELQEKLHHNIGKKRTVLAIGIHDYDKIKFPVEYKFEEKSKINFIPLNETKNLNGNNLMEFYEHNTNLKPYLKIIKNFEKYPLIVDANNQILSLPPIINCEYTKITLNTKNLFVECTATDKHKAEIALNIICSMLSEYCTPKYSIYSFLVLYDQNHKIEKGNSYLYPEFKNKVVTCEIDYVRKLSGIPNITVEDVEKVLKKMMIPIKIIDNCTFTAHVPFYRSDIMHSCDIVEDIAIGYGYGNIKSCEVEFSKKHLLNTCSDLFRNALIECAYTEVMTNALLSKRENYNCMLRKYKDYKDVQINLEEYNPLAPPVQIMNSKTSEYEIIRTSLIVNLLKFVASNKHRELPLRFFEIGDVSYTTYNKTDTNAVNKRHLSVIFADKFCSGLEEIHGVLETVLKEFQLFNDYKIDEKKKENISLRSDVFYKLLPKEDSSFLSERVVDIVLFPHNLKFGVLGIIHPEVLGNFSIDIPVSAVEINIETLLNVLMM; encoded by the exons ATGCCCACAATATCAGTGTTCGAGGAGGATCTGatagaaaaattagaagAGAGATTAAGCGATGAGAAGTTACAGGATATATGCTTTGATTTTGGCTTAGAAGTTGATgatatagaatataaaaacaagaaaaagatatacaAGATAGAAGTGCCTGCAAATAGGTATGATTTAGTATGTGTAGAAGGATTATGTAGAGcattaaaaagttttatagGCAAGTTTGATAACattaaatatgatatattaatgaatagTCATGAATGTTgtataaaggaaaaacattatataaatgttaaagAATCAGTTGATGAAAGAAGGAGTTATGTTGTTTCGTGtgtattgaaaaatataaaaatgactgaacatgtttataataatattatagaaTTACAAGAAAAATTACATCATAATATtgggaaaaaaagaacagtATTAGCAATAGGGATTCATgattatgataaaataaaatttcctGTAGAATATAAATTTGAGGAGAAGtcgaaaataaattttataccATTGAATGAAACGAAAAATTTGAATGGAAATAATTTGATGGAGTTTTATGAACATAATACTAATTTAAAACCgtacttaaaaattataaaaaattttgaaaagtaTCCCCTTATAGTTGATGCAAATAATCAGATATTGTCTTTACCTCCTATTATTAATTgtgaatatacaaaaataacacttaatacaaaaaatttatttgttgAATGTACAGCTACTGATAAACATAAAGCAGAAATAGCCTTAAATATTATCTGTTCCATGTTATCAGAATATTGTACTCCAAAATATTctatttattcctttttagttttatatgatcaaaatcataaaatagaaaagggaaatagttatttatatccagaatttaaaaataaagtggTAACATGTGAAATTGATTATGTTAGGAAATTATCAGGGATACCAAACATAACTGTAGAAGATGTagaaaaagttttaaaaaaaatgatgatacCTATAAAGATCATTGACAATTGTACCTTTACTGCTCATGTTCCTTTCTACAGATCAGACATAATGCATTCGTGTGATATTGTTGAAGATATAGCAATAGGATATGGTTATGGTAATATTAAATCCTGCGAAGTAGAGTTTtcaaaaaaacatttattaaatacttGTTCAGATTTATTTCGAAATGCATTGATAGAATGTGCTTATACAGAAGTTATGACCAATGCATTGTTATCCAAAAGAGAGAATTATAATTGTATGTTAAGAAAATACAAGGATTATAAGGATGTACAAATAAATCTTGAGGAATATAATCCGTTAGCTCCTCCAGTTCAAATAATGAATTCAAAAACGTCTGAGTATGAAATAATTCGAACCTCTTTAATtgttaatttgttaaaatttgtAGCATCAAATAAACATAGAGAATTACCATTACGTTTTTTTGAAATTGGTGATGTTTCTTATACTACATATAACAAAACGGATACAAATGCAGTCAATAAAAGGCACTTATCAGTTATCTTTGCTGACAAGTTTTGTTCAGGATTAGAAGAAATACATGGTGTTCTAGAAACAGTTCTAAAGGAATTCCAACTTTTTAATGATTATAaaattgatgaaaaaaaaaaggaaaatatttccTTAAGATCTGATGTTTTTTATAAGTTGCTACCAAAAGAGG aTTCTTCTTTCCTAAGCGAACGAGTTGTCGACATTGTTTTGTTCCCGCACAATTTAAAGTTTGGAGTATTAGGCATTATTCATCCGGAGGTATTAGGAAATTTTTCCATCGATATTCCag TGTCAGCTGTGGAGATAAACATAGAGACGCTTCTTAACGTATTGATGATGTGA
- the PmUG01_09014000 gene encoding conserved Plasmodium protein, unknown function: MEVDGKNEVLPNEDIKNETKETNLRNFEQTFISDWKKALKRVEEGRKCCEHLSRIFLEIIRIEKEYEYSLRNLSVLFKEFKNESSGIKNGIISLKKNIERRCEQIKDFINYIECEILNNTLNTTLLNHKNVFDQIKIDGIENDKEVEKTRNESVRYIENCVDAYETLMEAINIFHNSTYYHPLKRIELSNTCIHKYLIAKKREYEYKNTINNVNEVELKKEKRLKSILHSLESMDSKRISCIKDNIMKYLIFFTSYIRNVQYDLNSCIDTFKDVDASREIEEYCELHYKDIKTESEHLIFYNNIVSWPMLIDYLNEVSSMEKNYSYNNTSEEISTLNSSNHVTNTRSKYTDLISSFFNANLYKNFLQNDDNNSTKKKNVKNSNNLYTNIFNEIVFFNKKEENDQEVSSSSDSEEETHEGNLKLRRGRNEVTEPMVERKEGEVLSEKAELMSKTEFSNGGDKQCKKCKDKEDKEDNEGKENKGSRDDKEGKADKGSRDDKEGKADNGGKEDTEGKEDKGGNEAKDEEGSAVIKQELPNEINTCANEAMDNGGKDNSLEHMEVEADYDSRCSNMSVRLDCVEGSNCEGRNNEGGEKKMDDNGKINKEITNLEKIKNVVDGMYKNSTNKKSENSSDEGESDFSCSYVRNMVIKKGWDDENDSDSVSSDENCPKNLKKMEIFFKFYLKNLFHNNFDKISKLNITRYFNVYNNRFIFCECLIYFIKKKRVHFTHIKSIVIFAKIILSFLDLCNLYLDYWSSIYILVASENFYFEIEKNRDININILLEQYPFFEKGRKKLALNRSIKKTKSKKNTKNSYGDMCKNGDFFFSDDSEHCKTHSSKGNSMEIFSKTKRESNVINIYECRKKEVSNGSIKLAVNGGDVVTSLDMSKRNNDTKEEGTYEEDDKYCLNGLPALVNTSKDVYAVNINNSEYQVEEEKIRSKKEESTSYGIGEIDMNINGNVTTEKNNTNAISTSESIINENNLKMKKVFLHKFLYAHDLWNNIKFWEVSLLIIISEIIQENVLLEKLRYENKESLIKKYFFFFKYFNFYNSMIDFGLSVNQIGLLLNKIFHAFNLKNDPISRKYFFQIIDIATNKNITLNYIKMDSNNMNNEYKKYYLQYYNNFLNDDTKSDERKQ, from the exons ATGGAAGTCgatggaaaaaatgaagtttTACCAaatgaagatataaaaaatgaaactaaGGAAAcaaatttaagaaattttGAACAAACCTT TATAAGCGATTGGAAGAAAGCCTTAAAAAGAGTAGAGGAAGGAAGGAAATGTTGCGAACATTTAAGTCGAATATTTCTGGAAATTATTCGAATCGAAAAAGAATATGAGTACAGTTTAAGGAATTTATCTGTCCTGTTTAAGGAATTTAAGAATGAATCATCAGGGATTAAAAATGGTATTATaagtttaaaaaagaatattgaAAGAAGGTGTGAACAAATTAaagattttattaattatattgaatgtgaaatattaaataatacgtTAAACACTACTTTGCTGaatcataaaaatgtatttgatcaaataaaaatagatggAATAGAAAATGATAAAGAGGTTGAGAAGACAAGAAATGAGAGTGTAAGGTATATTGAAAATTGTGTGGATGCGTATGAAACATTAATGGAGGCCATTAACATATTTCATAATAGCACTTATTATCACCCTTTAAAGAGAATAGAATTATCAAATActtgtatacataaatatttaatagcaaaaaaaagagagtATGAATATAAGAACACTATTAATAATGTGAATGAagttgaattaaaaaaagagaaaagatTGAAAAGTATTTTACATTCTTTAGAATCTATGGATAGTAAAAGAATTTCTTGTATAAAAGATAAcattatgaaatatttaattttctttactTCCTATATTAGGAATGTACAATATGATTTGAATAGCTGTATTGACACATTCAAAGATGTGGATGCTAGTAGAGAAATTGAGGAGTATTGTGAATTGCACTACAAGGATATAAAAACAGAAAGTgaacatttaattttttataacaatattGTTTCTTGGCCTATGTTAATTGATTACCTAAATGAAGTAAGTTCTATggagaaaaattattcttataataatacCTCAGAGGAAATTAGTACTTTAAATAGTAGTAACCATGTTACTAATACTAGAAGCAAATATACTGATTTAATTTCCTCCTTTTTTAATGCAAATTTGTACAAGAACTTTTTACAAAATGATGACAATAATAGTACAAAGAAGAAGAATGTGAAAAATTCGAATAATCTGTAtacaaacatttttaatgagattgttttttttaacaaaaaggaagaaaacgATCAGGAGGTTTCAAGTTCAAGCGATTCGGAGGAAGAGACTCACGAAGGAAATCTCAAATTGAGGAGAGGGAGAAATGAAGTCACTGAACCGATGGTCGAGCGAAAGGAGGGGGAAGTACTCAGCGAAAAAGCGGAATTGATGAGTAAGACGGAGTTTTCCAATGGGGGAGATAAACAgtgtaaaaaatgtaaagatAAGGAAGACAAAGAGGATAATGAGGGGAAAGAAAATAAGGGAAGCAGAGACGATAAGGAGGGAAAAGCAGATAAGGGAAGCAGAGACGATAAGGAGGGAAAAGCAGATAATGGAGGTAAAGAAGATACGGAGGGAAAAGAAGATAAGGGAGGCAATGAAGCAAAGGATGAAGAGGGAAGTGCAGTCATTAAGCAGGAATTACCCAATGAAATTAACACATGTGCAAATGAAGCAATGGATAACGGGGGCAAAGACAATTCACTTGAACATATGGAGGTTGAAGCTGATTATGATTCACGCTGCAGTAATATGAGTGTCCGATTAGACTGTGTTGAAGGTAGTAATTGTGAAGGAAGGAATAATGAAGGGGGTGAAAAAAAGATGGATgataatggaaaaattaataaagagATAACAAacttagaaaaaattaaaaatgttgttGATGGGATGTACAAGAATAGtacgaataaaaaaagtgaaaatagTAGCGACGAAGGAGAGTCCGATTTTAGCTGTTCCTATGTAAGAAATATGGTTATAAAGAAGGGTTGGGATGATGAGAACGATTCAGATAGTGTAAGTAGTGATGAGAATTGTcctaaaaatttaaaaaagatggaaattttttttaaattttatttaaaaaatctaTTTCATAAcaattttgataaaatatctaaattaaatataactaGATATTTCAACGTTTACAACAACAGGTTTATATTTTGTgaatgtttaatatatttcattaaaaaaaaaagagtacattttacacatattaaaagtatagtaatttttgcaaaaattattttgtcatttttagACTTGTGCAATTTATATTTAGATTATTGGTCATCCATTTACATTTTAGTTGCTTCGGAAAACTTCTACTTTGAAATTGAGAAAAATCGtgatataaacataaatatattattagagCAGTATCCCTTTTTTGAGAAGGGTAGAAAAAAATTGGCCTTAAATAGAAGCataaaaaagacaaaatCAAAAAAGAATACTAAAAATTCTTACGGTGATATGTGTAAAAATggtgatttttttttctcagaTGACAGTGAACATTGTAAAACCCATTCCTCAAAAGGGAACAGTATGGAGATATTTTCCAAAACGAAGAGAGAATCGAAtgtgataaatatatatgagtgTAGAAAGAAAGAAGTATCTAATGGGAGTATAAAACTTGCAGTAAATGGTGGTGATGTAGTGACGAGTTTAGATATGTCAAAAAGGAATAATGATACAAAAGAGGAAGGTACATATGAGGAAGATGATAAATATTGTTTAAATGGATTACCTGCATTAGTAAATACCTCAAAAGATGTTTATGCAgttaatataaacaatagTGAATATCAGGTggaggaagaaaaaattagGTCCAAGAAGGAAGAAAGCACAAGTTATGGAATAGGAGAGATAGATATGAATATTAATGGTAATGTAACCACAGAAAAGAACAACACAAATGCAATAAGCACAAGTGAAAGTATAATCAATGagaacaatttaaaaatgaagaaggtatttttacataaatttttatatgccCACGACTTATggaataacataaaattttgGGAAGTCAGtctattaattataatatcagAAATAATACAAGAAAATGTTTTActagaaaaattaagatatgaaaataaagaatcactgattaaaaagtatttttttttttttaaatattttaatttctatAATAGTATGATTGATTTTGGTTTATCTGTTAACCAAATTGGCTTAttactaaataaaatatttcatgcCTTTAATTTAAAGAATGATCCGATTTCTAGAAAATACTTCTTTCAAATTATTGACATAGCAACGAATAAAAACATTAccttaaattatattaaaatggaCTCAAACAATatgaataatgaatataagaAGTATTATCTGCAGTATTATAACAACTTTTTGAACGACGATACTAAAAGTGACGAGAGGAAACAATAA
- the PmUG01_09013800 gene encoding syntaxin, Qa-SNARE family, putative, with protein MSYSTKKKDSKTLPQKSAYDNQFNLDFQKDIGLIQSYASRISKINENEACSIESSEKVQEIVQEGKLKIQEIQRKLKSYSSNAENMPQNEKMRMKLMLQKLSNFYLEAVNNFQNVSKNYINKTVLNDLSSRNIDVSDSVEYDSVNNFSRKSSSNYDSSKDKFNVNIYDYNFYENENYETPYRNYGSSEFQIEQNVIGGKKKKKKYKNNAFTGGMKNDINEYLLQNDDKYLENEKEEGYSYDKQFVSIKTADIENEILNQKNKEIKQLHKDIINIQELYKELFEQINVQGDNLDNIDSQIINTHDNILMSGREIEITRNRYFRNIRCMGFLVLVLIILIIIILVVFRII; from the exons atgtCATATTCTACTAAGAAGAAAGATAGCAAAACGCTACCCCAAAAAAGTGCTTATGACAATCAATTTAATTTAGATTTCCAAAAAGATATAGGATTAATACAATCTTATGCATCAAGGATTTCAAAAATT AACGAGAATGAAGCATGTTCCATTGAGAGTTCAGAAAAAGT gcAAGAAATAGTACAAgaaggaaaattaaaaatacaggAGATTCAGAGAAAGTTGAAGAGTTATTCTAGCAATGCAGAAAATATGCCGCAAAATGAAAAG ATGCGAATGAAGCTTATGCTGCAAAAACTGTCAAATTTCTACCTCGAAGCTGTGAACAACTTTCAAAACGtatcaaaaaattacataaataaaactgTGTTAAATGATTTATCATCGAGAAATATAGATGTGTCTGACAGTGTAGAATACGATTCAGTGAACAATTTTTCAAGAAAAAGTAGCTCAAATTATGATTCATCCAAGGATAaatttaatgtaaatatatatgattataatttttatgaaaatgaaaattatgaaacACCTTATAGGAATTATGGAAGTAGCGAATTTCAAATTGAACAAAATGTAATAGgaggtaaaaaaaagaaaaaaaaatataaaaataatgcatttACAGGAGGCATGAAAAACGATATTAACGAATATCTTTTACAAAATgatgataaatatttagaaaatgaGAAAGAGGAGGGATATTCTTATGATAAACAGTTTGTATCAATAAAAACAGCAGATatagaaaatgaaatattaaatcaaaaaaataaagaaataaaacaattacataaagatataataaatattcaggAGTTATATAAGGAATTAtttgaacaaataaatgttCAAGGGGACAATCTTGATAATATAGATTCACAAATAATTAATACCCATGATAATATTCTTATGTCCGGTCGTGAAATTGAAATAACAAGAAATAGATATTTTAGAAACATTAGATGTATGGGTTTTCTTGTTttagtattaataattttgattataattatattggTTGTGtttagaattatataa
- the PmUG01_09013900 gene encoding chromatin remodeling protein, putative has protein sequence MFRNVREYFKGNNEKNENSDNVTVVDNNKNNVNNLNDVNNVFYNEDNYNNYLDDASYKGVNGICREEQVEENNFKKNYESYNDLDNAKKAYNASGEENNKNKDHIGKGLSYENNSSLRNNFPSGSNRIINGNVHAPLANGDNKGFYRDDDNNNNSNYYSNDDCDGNSNGNSNDDSKDVKNIGNRMYNDEGIVRSGLSNDRNSCCLNENGKKEMRTLSSKNTFLKRRKLTETEETSELGEANGVIKEGENKKDEAQEIKNEKYTKSEIPNEGIYERENSSTELDSTNNKDIVNINNVCKNNNDSGENEEKVNYLQDKLELLLSETKRFTEKLSGQRLKVNTQLKSKKSGRCAMTEKEEDYMLLKDANEDDESFIIKQPNNINGCMKPYQIEGLNWLYQLYRHKINGILADEMGLGKTLQTISLLCYLRFNKNIKRKSIIICPRSTLDNWYEEIKKWCSEMKALKYYGNKEQRKELNKKVLHTDYDVLLTTYEIVIKDKCALYDIDWFFLVIDEAHRIKNDKSVLSSSVRFLKSENRLLITGTPLHNNLKELWSLLNFLMPKIFDNSEEFDNLFNISKISTNDNKQSEIITQLHTILKPFMLRRLKVEVEQSLPPKREIYIFVGMSKLQKKLYSDILSKNIDVINAMTGSKNQMLNILMQLRKCCNHPYLFDGIEEPPYIEGNHLIETSGKMSLLDKLLPRLKKENSRVLLFSQMTRLLDIIDDYCRWKNYEYLRIDGSTVGDERQIRINQFNEPNSKYFIFLLSTRAGGIGINLTTADIVILFDSDYNPQMDIQAMDRAHRIGQKKRVIVYRFVTQNSVEEKIVERAAKKLKLDSLIIQKGKLNLNMKENNKQELHNILNFGAPEVYKTQDISSISDEDIDIILADAEKRTLEIENKLKSLENIFDLSNISLDGGLNMYNDLDKDGSGESSYEECSDSVGVDGKGSSEGNNLSGVKKKGKNINKIRSTIKKFLKNNKKNMTFLDLGERKSKWKVMNTAGTRTNKKKMVLHGWRAEARGGHDFQFFNNEKLDELEKIEERWNIHRMNEQKVKDIIEAQAKKENFEKIINFSDFLDIHAKDIYDIINLTYPTIFEEYNNEEEEEDEEDHNINDNNLFPYNHNHGSATTSTTANNHHNSKNNYNHNHEQRNVKKSTGCSDNSTEHFKGKILRLMESRKKLNMIKFRDKNVKSCFDYIANFIKRHLGETNNDSGNSKKNKKNKKNKKKGDDDISNIDIEKVKSEKQELLKEGFSKWNKAEYNKLMNGLIIYGCDEIEYIYEKYFRNSKKSMEDIRAYLRVFFRKYNQVKGGIRLFDKIQKSDMQRQLIQEENDLIANFVEKQLSEGVDAIDKLELPSNLSYDYILKPEDTLYMTEEVKEEKEKEKNNSNDEEILYYKRENKILLWLLYQEGVVQIKNIHILTPYYWSEAYNFFKYASTPLENIEYRCRLIVDAIVEQGRRNTKVSNTKEKRKT, from the exons ATGTTTAGGAATGTGAGAGAGTATTTTAAAGGaaataatgagaaaaatgaaaatagtgACAATGTCACAGTAgtagataataataaaaacaatgtaAATAACTTGAATGATGTAAATAATGTCTTTTATAATGaagataattataataattatttagaCGATGCCTCATATAAAGGTGTCAATGGTATATGTAGGGAAGAACAGGtcgaagaaaataattttaaaaaaaattatgaaagtTATAATGATTTAGATAATGCTAAGAAAGCATATAATGCAAGTggtgaagaaaataataaaaataaggacCATATTGGGAAAGGCCTttcttatgaaaataatagttCATTAAGGAATAATTTTCCCAGTGGCTCAAATCGCATTATAAATGGGAATGTCCATGCGCCACTTGCCAATGGTGATAATAAAGGTTTTTATAGAGATGatgacaataataataacagtaattaTTACAGTAATGATGACTGTGACGGTAACAGTAATGGTAACAGTAATGATGACAGTAAGGATGTTAAAAATATCGGTAATAGAATGTATAACGATGAAGGCATTGTAAGAAGTGGACTTAGCAATGATAGAAATTCTTGTtgtttaaatgaaaatgggaaaaaagaGATGAGAACTTTAAGCAGTAAGAATACTTTtcttaaaagaagaaaattgaCCGAAACAGAGGAGACGAGCGAACTGGGGGAAGCGAATGGAGTGATAAAAGAAGGAGAGAATAAAAAGGATGAAGCtcaagaaataaaaaatgagaaatataCGAAAAGTGAAATTCCAAATGAAGGGATTTATGAAAGGGAAAATAGTTCTACGGAACTAGATTCTACTAACAATAAGgatattgttaatattaataatgtatGTAAGAACAATAATGATAGTGGAGAAAATGAAGAGAAGGTGAATTATTTGCAGGATAAATTAGAACTTTTATTATCCGAAACTAAGCGATTTACTGAGAAATTGTCTGGTCAACGACTAAAAGTGAATACtcaattaaaaagtaaaaaaagtgGACGCTGTGCAATGAcagaaaaagaagaggattatatgttattaaaagATGCTAATGAGGATGATGaatcttttataataaagcaaccgaataatattaatggtTGCATGAAGCCTTACCAAATAGAAGGGTTGAATTGGTTATATCAGTTGTATAGACATAAAATAAACGGCATATTAGCAGATGAAATGGGATTAGGTAAAACATTACAAACAATTAGTTTATTGTGTTATTTaagatttaataaaaatataaaaagaaaaagtattataataTGTCCTAGATCTACTTTAGACAATTGgtatgaagaaataaaaaaatggtgTAGTGAAATGAAAGCACTTAAATATTATGGAAATAAAGAACAAAGAAAAGAACTAAATAAGAAGGTATTACATACAGATTATGATGTTTTATTAACTACATACGAAATAGTTATAAAGGATAAATGTGCGCTATACGATATTGATTGGTTTTTCTTAGTAATAGATGAAGCACATAGAATTAAGAATGATAAAAGTGTTTTAAGTTCCTCTGTTCGTTTTCTCAAATCAGAAAATAGATTGTTAATAACAGGTACAcctttacataataatttaaaagaattatggtctctattaaattttttaatgccaaaaatatttgataaCTCAGAAGAATTTGACaacttatttaatatatcaaaaattaGCACAAATGATAATAAACAAAGTGAAATAATTACTCAGTTGCATACTATTCTGAAACCCTTTATGCTTAGGAGATTAAAGGTAGAAGTAGAACAATCATTACCACCGAAAAGagaaatttatatctttGTTGGTATGTccaaattacaaaaaaaattatactcagatatattaagtaaaaatattgatgTAATAAATGCTATGACAGGTAGTAAGAATCaaatgttaaatattttaatgcaATTAAGAAAATGTTGTAATCATCCTTATCTTTTTGATGGTATTGAAGAACCTCCATATATAGAAGGAAATCATTTAATAGAGACATCAGGGAAGATGTCTTTATTAGATAAGTTATTACCTAGactaaaaaaagaaaattctagagtattattattttctcaGATGACTAGGCTTTTAGATATTATAGATGATTATTGTAGATGGAAGAATTATGAATATCTACGAATAGATGGATCGACAGTAGGAGATGAGAGACAGATACGAATTAACCAATTTAATGAACCCAAtagtaaatatttcatttttttgttatctaCCAGAGCAGGAGGAATTGGTATTAACCTGACCACTGCAGATATTGTTATCCTATTTGACTCAGATTATAACCCACAAATGGATATTCAGGCAATGGATAGAGCACATCGTATAGGTCAGAAAAAACGAGTTATTGTATACAGGTTTGTTACGCAGAATTCTGTGGAGGAAAAGATTGTAGAAAGAGCAgcaaagaaattaaaattagaTTCTTTAATTATTCAGAAAGggaaattaaatttaaatatgaaagaaaataataaacaagaattacacaatattttaaattttgggGCTCCTGAAGTTTACAAGACACAAGACATCTCATCTATTTCTGATGAAGATATCGATATTATTCTAGCGGATGCAGAAAAGAGAACTTTAGAAATTGAAAACAAACTAAAAagtttagaaaatatatttgatttatCTAATATATCTTTAGATGGAGGATTAAACATGTATAATGATTTAGATAAAGATGGTTCAGGTGAATCGAGTTATGAGGAATGCTCAGATTCTGTAGGGGTTGATGGTAAAGGTTCTTCAGAAGGTAATAATTTAAGTGGGgtgaagaaaaaaggaaaaaacattAACAAGATAAGGAGTAcaataaagaaatttttaaaaaataataaaaagaatatgacATTTTTAGATTTAggagaaagaaaaagtaaatggAAAGTCATGAATACTGCAGGCActagaacaaataaaaagaaaatggtTCTTCATGGATGGAGAGCTGAAGCTAGAGGAGGACAtgattttcaattttttaataatgaaaaattagaTGAGTTAGAAAAAATCGAAGAAAGGTGGAATATTCATCGTATGAATGAACAAAAAGTAAAGGATATAATTGAAGCACAAGCTAAGAAAGAGAATTTTGAGAAAATAATCAATTTTTCAGATTTTCTAGATATACATGCGAAGGATATTTAcgatattattaatttgacTTACCCAACCATATTCGAAGAGTATAATAATGAGGAGGAGGAAGAGGATGAGGAGGATCATAATATCAATGATAACAACCTGTTCCCCTATAATCACAACCATGGTAGTGCCACTACATCTACAACTGCGAATAATCAtcataatagtaaaaataattataatcatAATCATGAGCAGCGCAACGTAAAGAAAAGCACAGGATGCAGTGATAACAGCACAGAAcattttaaaggaaaaattttaaggCTGATGGAATCTAGGAAGAAGCTAAACATGATAAAATTTAGAGATAAGAATGTCAAAAGTTGTTTTGATTATATAGCAAACTTTATTAAAAGGCATCTTGGAGAGACAAACAACGATAGTGggaatagtaaaaaaaataaaaaaaacaaaaaaaacaaaaaaaaaggggatgatgatatatctaatatagatattgaaaaagtaaaaagcgAAAAGCAGGAACTCTTAAAAGAGGGGTTCTCCAAATGGAATAAGGCagaatataacaaattaatgAATGGGTTAATAATTTATGGGTGTGATGAAattgaatacatatatgaaaagtATTTTAGGAACTCAAAAAAATCGATGGAGGATATAAGAGCCTACTTGAGggttttttttagaaaatacaATCAAGTGAAGGGG GGAATTAGACTTTTTGATAAAATCCAGAAATCAGATATGCAGAGGCAGCTTATACAAGAGGAAAATGACCTGATTgcaaatttt GTGGAAAAGCAACTCTCTGAGGGTGTAGATGCCATTGATAAACTTGAGCTTCCATCGAATTTGTCCTATGATTATATTCTGAAACCCGAAGACACTTTATATATGACAGAGGAAGTTAAGgaagagaaagaaaaagaaaaaaataattctaatgatgaggaaattttatattataaacgagaaaataaaatattactatgGTTGCTTTATCAAGAGGGAGTCGTTCAAATCAAAAACATTCACATTTTG aCACCGTACTATTGGTCTGAGGcctacaatttttttaagtacgCTAGTACCCCATTGGAAAACATTGAGTACAGATGTAGACTTATCGTTGATGCTATTGTCGAACAGGGCAGAAGA AACACAAAAGTTTCAAATAccaaggaaaaaagaaaaacctGA
- the PmUG01_09013600 gene encoding conserved Plasmodium protein, unknown function: MEKEENFKFKKDEKINLNSYVIPQHFEEVLSEFIAKLIQSHPDNACLFAINYFSEKLKECN, from the coding sequence atggaaaaagaagaaaattttaaatttaaaaaagatgaaaaaataaacctAAACTCGTATGTAATACCGCAACATTTCGAGGAAGTCCTATCTGAATTTATAGCGAAATTAATACAGAGTCATCCAGATAATGCTTGCCTTTTTGccattaattattttagtgAAAAATTGAAGGAATGTAATTGA